The following proteins come from a genomic window of Halomicroarcula saliterrae:
- a CDS encoding ABC transporter ATP-binding protein, giving the protein MAEITLDTVRKEFRDNSRTIVAVNDLDLTIRDGEFLVLVGPSGCGKTTTLRSVAGLEEVTSGTITFGDEDVTDLRARDRDVAMVFQNYALYPHMNVERNIGFGLRLSTDFDSQEITRRVEDTAEMLGIEDLLGKKPKALSGGQQQRVALGRAIVRDPEVFLMDEPLSNLDAKLRAQMRTELQELQHELDVTTVYVTHDQTEAMAMGDRIAIMNDGELQQVGTAEEVYRTPNNEFVANFIGSPSINLLTATVENDRLTGPGGFSYELSDPAPVEGYDRVRVGIRPEDMTLVEDGIDASVTVVEQMGNENFCYMEMGEVDLTARIDASLRPSPGETVEFGFEETALYLFDPETGESLKTMTDETDVSIEDYVTQTE; this is encoded by the coding sequence ATGGCAGAAATCACTCTCGACACGGTACGAAAGGAGTTCCGCGACAACAGCCGCACTATCGTCGCCGTTAACGACCTCGACCTGACTATCCGCGACGGGGAGTTCCTCGTCCTGGTCGGTCCCTCGGGGTGTGGCAAGACGACGACGCTGCGCAGCGTCGCCGGACTCGAAGAAGTAACGTCGGGCACCATCACCTTCGGCGACGAGGACGTCACCGACCTCCGCGCACGCGACCGCGACGTGGCGATGGTGTTCCAGAACTACGCGCTGTACCCCCACATGAACGTGGAGCGAAACATCGGCTTCGGCCTGCGGCTCTCGACGGACTTCGACTCCCAAGAGATTACGCGGCGAGTCGAGGACACCGCGGAGATGCTCGGTATCGAAGACCTCCTCGGAAAGAAACCGAAGGCCCTCTCGGGCGGCCAGCAACAGCGTGTCGCGCTGGGGCGGGCAATCGTCCGGGACCCCGAGGTGTTCCTGATGGACGAGCCGCTGAGTAACTTAGACGCGAAGCTCCGCGCCCAGATGCGCACCGAGCTCCAGGAACTGCAACACGAACTCGACGTCACCACCGTCTACGTCACCCACGACCAGACGGAGGCGATGGCGATGGGCGACCGCATCGCGATTATGAACGACGGTGAACTCCAGCAGGTCGGCACCGCCGAAGAGGTCTACCGCACTCCGAACAACGAGTTCGTGGCGAACTTCATCGGCTCGCCGTCGATCAACCTGCTGACTGCGACCGTCGAGAACGACCGCCTGACGGGGCCGGGCGGATTCAGTTACGAGCTCTCCGACCCGGCGCCGGTCGAAGGGTACGACCGCGTCCGCGTGGGCATCCGGCCCGAGGACATGACCCTCGTCGAGGACGGTATCGACGCGTCGGTGACTGTCGTCGAACAGATGGGCAACGAGAACTTCTGTTACATGGAGATGGGCGAGGTCGATCTGACCGCCCGAATCGACGCCAGTCTGCGACCGAGCCCCGGGGAGACCGTCGAGTTCGGCTTCGAGGAGACGGCGCTGTACCTCTTCGACCCCGAGACCGGCGAGTCACTCAAGACGATGACCGACGAGACTGACGTCTCTATCGAGGACTACGTCACACAGACAGAATAA
- a CDS encoding carbohydrate ABC transporter permease: MSTKSSNPVRDKFNAVRERAGRAVEPAWQSAMDTVRPLRQRQIRRTRAMADRLPFTVAVPYLFLTPFFVLFSVFLLFPILYTVYLSFHTYEGIGTATLFWIDIGPIQYRLTRIAQLEFVGLQNYQRLLGDALFQNALANTTFILLVQVPLMIVLGLALALALNASWLRFKGLFRTTIALPVAANLVAYATVFLLLLQDNGLVNTVFQMVGLPAVPWLTGGTGLLPGPLKSVLGTGFWPRISLVGAVTWRWTGYNMIILLAGLQSVPKQLYEAAEIDGANRWEKFRYVTLPQLRPVLLFVVVTSTIGTFRLFSEPLIISEGGAPLSATRTLVMYIYNMAFQQFQLGYASAMTVVLVGIVAVLSIVQLRVGGESDG; this comes from the coding sequence ATGTCAACCAAGTCCTCGAATCCGGTTAGGGACAAGTTCAACGCGGTCCGCGAGCGGGCCGGCCGGGCCGTCGAGCCGGCGTGGCAATCGGCCATGGACACGGTCCGTCCGCTACGACAGCGACAGATTCGCCGGACTCGCGCGATGGCCGATAGGCTGCCGTTCACGGTCGCCGTCCCGTACCTCTTCCTGACACCGTTTTTCGTGCTGTTCAGTGTCTTCTTGCTGTTCCCGATCCTCTACACGGTGTACCTATCGTTTCATACCTACGAAGGTATCGGGACCGCGACACTGTTCTGGATCGATATCGGGCCGATACAGTACCGACTGACACGGATTGCTCAACTGGAGTTCGTCGGGCTCCAGAACTACCAGCGGCTGCTGGGCGACGCGCTGTTCCAGAACGCGCTGGCGAACACGACGTTCATTCTCCTGGTGCAGGTGCCACTGATGATCGTCCTCGGCCTGGCGCTGGCGCTGGCGCTGAACGCCTCGTGGCTGCGGTTCAAAGGGCTGTTCCGGACGACCATCGCGTTGCCGGTCGCCGCCAATCTGGTCGCGTACGCGACGGTCTTCCTGCTGTTGTTGCAAGACAACGGCCTCGTCAACACCGTCTTCCAGATGGTCGGTCTCCCGGCGGTCCCGTGGCTCACCGGCGGGACGGGGCTCTTGCCCGGGCCGCTCAAGTCGGTCCTGGGTACCGGCTTCTGGCCGCGGATATCACTCGTCGGCGCGGTCACCTGGCGCTGGACGGGCTACAACATGATCATCCTCCTGGCGGGGCTCCAGAGCGTGCCAAAGCAGCTCTACGAGGCCGCCGAGATCGACGGTGCGAACCGCTGGGAGAAGTTCCGGTACGTCACGCTCCCGCAGCTGCGCCCCGTGTTGCTGTTCGTGGTCGTCACCTCGACCATCGGGACCTTCCGGCTGTTCTCCGAACCGCTGATAATCTCGGAAGGCGGCGCGCCGCTGTCGGCCACACGGACCCTCGTAATGTACATCTACAACATGGCGTTCCAGCAGTTCCAGCTCGGCTACGCCAGCGCGATGACCGTCGTGCTGGTCGGCATCGTCGCCGTGCTGTCTATCGTCCAGCTGCGCGTCGGAGGTGAATCCGATGGGTAG
- a CDS encoding carbohydrate ABC transporter permease → MGSVTRDEAGWRFLGYSFVLLVTLLMIVPIYWIVVASTLPEQAFLSAGTDVRLLPGSNFLANLDALQARESVDFVQSIWNSVFIAVVYTLLSLVLCSMGGFAFAKYEFKFKEPIFYSILATLTLPIQLLVIPLFLLVSQMGLSNSYWAIILPWAANPLGIFLMRQNMKQIPDALLESARIDGATEFQLYYRIALPTMKSSLAALAIVLFLFQWNLFLFPLVVLEQGKYTIPVAINELIGAQRVYYDQIMVAAALSIIPLFLVFLFLQRHFVSGILAGSVKE, encoded by the coding sequence ATGGGTAGTGTCACCCGCGACGAGGCGGGCTGGCGGTTCCTCGGCTACAGTTTCGTCTTGCTGGTCACGCTGTTGATGATCGTCCCCATCTACTGGATCGTCGTCGCCTCGACGCTACCCGAGCAGGCGTTCCTCTCGGCGGGGACCGACGTCCGGCTGTTGCCCGGCTCGAACTTCCTGGCAAATCTCGACGCGTTACAGGCCCGCGAGAGCGTCGACTTCGTCCAGAGCATCTGGAACTCGGTGTTCATCGCGGTCGTCTACACCCTCCTGTCGCTCGTGCTGTGTTCGATGGGCGGGTTCGCCTTCGCGAAGTACGAATTCAAATTCAAGGAGCCGATCTTCTACAGCATCCTGGCGACGCTGACCCTGCCCATCCAGCTGCTCGTCATCCCGCTGTTCCTGTTGGTCTCCCAGATGGGACTGTCGAACTCCTACTGGGCCATTATCCTGCCGTGGGCGGCCAACCCGCTGGGTATCTTCCTGATGCGCCAGAACATGAAGCAGATACCCGACGCCCTGCTGGAGTCGGCGCGCATCGACGGCGCGACCGAGTTCCAGCTCTACTACCGCATCGCACTCCCGACCATGAAATCGTCGCTGGCGGCGCTCGCCATCGTCCTGTTCCTCTTCCAGTGGAACCTCTTCCTGTTCCCGCTGGTCGTCCTCGAACAGGGCAAGTACACCATCCCAGTGGCTATCAACGAACTGATCGGCGCCCAGCGCGTCTACTACGATCAGATCATGGTCGCGGCAGCGCTCAGCATCATCCCGCTGTTCCTGGTGTTCCTGTTCTTACAGCGACACTTCGTCAGCGGAATCCTCGCAGGCTCGGTCAAGGAATAA
- the dgoD gene encoding galactonate dehydratase, whose translation MIITDYDLYEVPPRWLFLRLETSDGIVGWGEPVVEGRARTVRTAVEELLDTYLLGKDPMRIEDHWQTMYRGGFYRGGPILMSAIAGIDQALWDIKGKHHDMPVYELLGGKARDRMRVYQWVGGDRPEGVADAAREKVEEGFTALKMNATAELRRVDSPSAVQAAEDRLAAVRDAVGEKIDIGVDFHGRVSKSMAKKLAAALEPYDPMFIEEPVLPEHNDALPELASHTTTPIATGERMFSRWDFKEVFEDGCVDIIQPDLSHAGGITEVKKIASMAEAYDVAMAPHCPLGPIALAACLQVDACAPNALIQEQSLDIHYNETSDVLDYLKDPTVFQYHDGYVDLPEGPGLGIDIDHSYVRMQAGEVNWHNPVWRHDDGSVAEW comes from the coding sequence ATGATTATCACTGACTACGACCTCTACGAAGTACCGCCGCGATGGCTGTTCCTGCGTCTCGAAACGAGCGACGGAATCGTCGGCTGGGGTGAACCAGTCGTCGAGGGCCGGGCTCGCACCGTCAGAACGGCCGTCGAAGAACTGCTCGACACCTACCTGCTGGGGAAGGACCCGATGCGCATCGAGGACCACTGGCAGACGATGTACCGCGGCGGGTTCTACCGCGGCGGTCCGATCCTGATGTCCGCGATCGCCGGTATCGACCAGGCGCTGTGGGACATCAAGGGGAAACACCACGACATGCCCGTCTACGAGCTGCTCGGCGGAAAGGCCCGCGACCGGATGCGGGTCTACCAGTGGGTCGGCGGCGACCGCCCCGAGGGCGTCGCCGACGCCGCTCGCGAGAAGGTCGAGGAGGGCTTTACCGCGCTGAAGATGAACGCGACGGCCGAGCTCCGCCGAGTGGACTCACCGTCGGCTGTCCAGGCCGCCGAGGACCGCCTCGCGGCGGTCCGTGACGCCGTCGGCGAGAAGATAGACATCGGTGTCGACTTCCACGGCCGCGTCTCGAAGTCGATGGCGAAGAAACTCGCCGCGGCCCTGGAGCCGTACGACCCGATGTTCATCGAGGAGCCGGTGCTCCCCGAGCACAACGACGCCCTCCCGGAGCTGGCGAGCCACACGACCACCCCCATCGCGACCGGCGAGCGGATGTTCTCCCGGTGGGACTTCAAGGAGGTCTTCGAGGACGGCTGCGTCGACATCATCCAGCCCGACCTCTCGCACGCCGGCGGCATTACCGAGGTCAAGAAGATCGCCTCGATGGCCGAAGCCTACGACGTGGCGATGGCCCCGCACTGCCCGCTGGGGCCGATCGCACTGGCTGCGTGTCTCCAGGTCGATGCCTGCGCACCGAACGCGCTCATCCAGGAACAGAGCCTCGACATACACTACAACGAGACCAGCGACGTCCTGGACTACCTCAAAGACCCGACTGTGTTCCAGTACCACGACGGCTACGTCGACCTGCCCGAGGGACCGGGACTGGGTATCGACATCGACCACAGCTACGTCCGAATGCAGGCCGGCGAGGTCAACTGGCACAACCCGGTCTGGCGCCACGACGACGGGAGTGTCGCGGAGTGGTGA
- a CDS encoding IclR family transcriptional regulator → MDEPYPVQATATTMRVIEALLDHGQAGVTELATALDLSKGTVHNHLQTLHRMEFVVREGRQYRIGSRFLDVASRAREGLPAYRAARSEVARLARASGEVAALVVEEHGMAVYIFVLGGEDGETAVREGRRRPLHTDAAGKAILAHLPKDEVRELLTASAPGDETDQLLSDETALFEELRTVREQSVAFDREERADGTRSVAASLTTDNGRSVGAVCVTGPAERMSGKRLEEDITGLVVSSANSISIDLSN, encoded by the coding sequence ATGGACGAGCCGTATCCAGTACAGGCGACTGCGACGACGATGCGGGTCATCGAGGCGTTACTTGACCACGGCCAGGCGGGGGTTACCGAACTCGCGACGGCGCTCGACCTCTCGAAGGGAACGGTACACAACCACCTCCAGACCCTCCACCGCATGGAGTTCGTCGTACGCGAAGGGCGTCAGTACCGCATCGGGTCCCGGTTCCTCGACGTCGCCTCGCGTGCGCGGGAGGGGCTACCCGCATACCGCGCTGCCCGGAGCGAAGTCGCCCGTCTCGCGCGGGCCAGCGGAGAGGTCGCCGCGCTGGTCGTAGAGGAACACGGGATGGCGGTGTACATCTTCGTACTGGGCGGAGAGGACGGAGAGACCGCGGTACGGGAAGGCCGTCGGCGTCCGCTCCACACCGACGCCGCGGGGAAGGCGATTCTGGCACACCTACCGAAAGACGAGGTCCGGGAACTGCTCACTGCCAGCGCCCCCGGAGACGAGACGGACCAGCTGCTGAGCGACGAAACAGCTCTGTTCGAGGAGCTACGGACGGTTCGCGAGCAGAGCGTCGCCTTCGACCGCGAAGAGCGAGCGGACGGGACGCGGAGCGTGGCCGCCTCACTGACGACCGACAACGGGCGGTCGGTCGGTGCGGTGTGTGTTACCGGACCCGCCGAACGTATGAGCGGGAAACGACTCGAAGAAGATATCACCGGCCTTGTTGTCAGCAGCGCAAACAGTATCTCTATCGACCTATCTAATTAG
- a CDS encoding extracellular solute-binding protein translates to MASDATVWGWDVAAKALDVVDDPYEEEHGGDITVEQFGRSNMKDKFKSRVLSGSGAPAAAMMESVDAAAWVDTGGLRDVSGWIEDAGIRSDFVSGKWGPLTKDGSTYALPWDVGPVAAFYRNDVAEEHGLDMDGIETWDQFIAEGEKLPDDVAMLNLPPNDYDGVWRMMFRQLGGLPFTDSGAVNINSETSLRVARQMKAAHDAGITSSVASWSSEWFSRAGEGSIVSILSGAWLEGTLKAEVGDTSGMWRVMRPPAYESGGNRATNWGGSNLVIADQVSDAKARRAWDYMQFALGTKEQQVTMYEEYGLFPAYKPAYESDAFDQGSEFLGGQAAGRMFAEIAPNIPTYNYTTDTPEITKAINSELGRMISGELSPQEAVDRAAQQVANRTNRDLA, encoded by the coding sequence ATGGCCTCGGACGCCACGGTCTGGGGTTGGGACGTAGCGGCGAAGGCCCTGGACGTCGTCGACGACCCCTACGAGGAGGAACACGGCGGCGACATCACCGTCGAGCAGTTCGGTCGCTCGAACATGAAAGACAAGTTCAAGTCGCGCGTCCTCTCCGGCTCGGGCGCGCCGGCGGCCGCCATGATGGAGAGCGTCGACGCGGCCGCCTGGGTCGACACCGGTGGCCTGCGCGACGTCAGCGGCTGGATCGAGGACGCCGGTATCAGGAGCGATTTCGTCTCCGGGAAGTGGGGCCCGCTCACGAAGGACGGCAGCACGTACGCGCTCCCGTGGGACGTCGGCCCGGTCGCCGCGTTCTACCGCAACGACGTGGCAGAGGAGCACGGACTGGACATGGACGGTATCGAGACGTGGGACCAGTTCATCGCCGAGGGCGAGAAGCTGCCGGACGACGTCGCGATGCTGAATCTCCCGCCCAACGACTACGACGGCGTCTGGCGGATGATGTTCCGTCAGCTGGGCGGGCTCCCGTTCACCGACAGCGGCGCGGTCAACATCAACTCCGAGACGTCTCTCCGTGTCGCCCGCCAGATGAAGGCGGCCCACGACGCTGGAATCACGTCCAGCGTCGCCTCCTGGTCCAGCGAGTGGTTCAGCCGTGCCGGAGAGGGCTCTATCGTCTCGATATTAAGCGGTGCGTGGCTGGAAGGCACGCTGAAAGCCGAGGTCGGAGACACCTCCGGGATGTGGCGTGTGATGCGCCCGCCGGCCTACGAATCCGGCGGCAACCGCGCCACCAACTGGGGCGGCTCGAATCTCGTCATCGCCGACCAGGTCAGCGATGCCAAGGCCCGGCGGGCGTGGGACTACATGCAGTTCGCGCTCGGGACCAAGGAACAGCAGGTCACGATGTACGAGGAATACGGTCTCTTCCCGGCGTACAAGCCCGCGTACGAGTCGGACGCGTTCGACCAAGGGTCGGAGTTCCTCGGCGGACAGGCCGCCGGTCGGATGTTCGCCGAAATCGCGCCGAACATCCCCACCTACAACTACACCACCGACACCCCCGAGATCACCAAGGCCATCAACAGCGAACTCGGCCGTATGATCAGCGGCGAACTCTCACCTCAGGAAGCTGTTGACAGGGCCGCACAGCAGGTTGCCAACCGAACGAATCGGGACCTCGCGTAA
- a CDS encoding SDR family NAD(P)-dependent oxidoreductase, producing the protein MNRFEDDVAIVTGSTRGIGAGVSERLAAEGASVIVSGRSEDDGRETVEAIREAGGTAHFVRADMRDPDDIETLVEATVAEFGGLDVLVNNAGVETYTGADEATVDDWSFVVETDFRAFWLAAKHAHEHIETGAIVNMSSNHSIATTPGIFPYNAVKAGINGMTRAMAVDFGPRIRVNTVAPGWVAVDRTTGDMDAERRRELESIHPTGRLGTPEDVAGAVAFVASDDAAFVTGSTITVDGGRTAVLQDDFLPDYREER; encoded by the coding sequence ATGAACCGCTTCGAGGACGACGTCGCTATCGTCACCGGCTCGACCAGAGGCATCGGCGCGGGCGTCAGCGAACGCCTCGCGGCCGAGGGCGCGAGCGTCATCGTCTCGGGCCGCTCCGAAGACGACGGACGGGAGACCGTCGAGGCCATTCGAGAGGCCGGCGGCACCGCCCACTTCGTCCGGGCCGACATGCGCGACCCCGACGACATCGAGACGCTCGTCGAGGCGACTGTCGCCGAGTTCGGCGGCCTGGACGTGCTGGTCAACAACGCCGGTGTCGAGACCTACACCGGCGCCGACGAAGCGACCGTCGACGACTGGTCGTTCGTCGTCGAGACGGACTTCCGAGCGTTCTGGCTGGCCGCGAAACACGCCCACGAACACATCGAGACGGGCGCGATAGTCAACATGTCGTCGAACCACTCGATAGCGACCACGCCCGGGATATTCCCGTACAACGCCGTCAAGGCCGGTATCAACGGGATGACCCGGGCGATGGCCGTCGACTTCGGCCCACGGATTCGGGTCAACACTGTCGCACCCGGCTGGGTCGCGGTCGACCGGACCACCGGCGATATGGACGCCGAGCGCCGCCGAGAGCTGGAGAGCATCCACCCGACGGGCCGACTGGGGACTCCCGAGGACGTCGCCGGCGCCGTCGCGTTCGTCGCGAGCGACGACGCCGCGTTCGTCACCGGGAGTACGATTACTGTCGACGGCGGACGTACGGCCGTCCTCCAGGACGACTTCTTGCCGGACTACCGGGAGGAACGATGA
- a CDS encoding beta-galactosidase — MTVGVCYFPEHWPRERWERDVEQMAEAGFSYVRMAEFSWSRIEPEPGEIELSWLEEAVSLIGDHGMEAVLCTPTATPPKWLVDKEPGILQEEPDGTTRQYGSRRHYCFNSPEYREQTRRIVSVMAERFADNPHVAGWQTDNEYGCHETIRCWCDDCAAAFREWLSDAYGDVESLNEAWGTTFWSQHLRSFDEVDPPRHTAAEHHPSRLLDYYRFSAESAVDYNAIHTELLREANDDWFVAHNFMGDFDSCDVYRFADDLDLITWDSYPTGFAQDRRPGAASADELRAGDPDQVGMNHDLYRGAKQQPFWVMEQQPGDVNWPPYAPQPGEGAMRLWAHHAVAHGADEVLYFRWRRCREGQEQYHAGLRKQDGSPDRGYRDADRTATELAELDLDPVDADVAVLHDYDNLWATSIQPHAPDWEYWTHMRQYYAALRARSVQADVVHPDWDLSGYDAIVAPALHLVDEELAGALESRVEDGAELLLTVRSGAKDTSNKLPDVPAPGPLADLVGATVDQHESVPEQLDRRVSYDGETYGYRTFAEWLAPDGATAVGSHVGGVGDGRAAVTEHEFGAGHVTYCGVWPESGLADAVVADMLERADVPHSERLPTGVRATQRDGYTWVTNFTSDPVAVTVPDDARWLVGGETVGAFDAAVYEGAAADLSLDQR, encoded by the coding sequence ATGACCGTCGGCGTCTGTTACTTCCCCGAGCACTGGCCCCGGGAGCGCTGGGAACGGGACGTCGAGCAGATGGCCGAAGCCGGCTTCAGCTACGTCCGCATGGCCGAGTTCTCGTGGTCCCGCATCGAGCCCGAACCCGGCGAGATAGAGCTCTCGTGGCTCGAAGAGGCGGTCTCTCTCATCGGCGACCACGGGATGGAAGCGGTGCTGTGTACGCCGACGGCGACGCCCCCGAAGTGGCTCGTCGACAAGGAACCCGGCATCCTCCAGGAAGAACCCGACGGGACCACCCGACAGTACGGGAGCCGCCGGCACTACTGTTTCAACTCCCCGGAGTACCGCGAACAGACCCGGCGCATCGTCTCGGTGATGGCCGAGCGGTTCGCGGACAACCCACACGTCGCCGGCTGGCAGACCGACAACGAGTACGGCTGTCACGAGACGATTCGCTGTTGGTGTGACGACTGCGCGGCGGCGTTCCGCGAGTGGCTCAGCGACGCGTACGGCGACGTCGAGTCGCTCAACGAGGCCTGGGGGACGACCTTCTGGAGCCAGCACCTCCGGTCGTTCGACGAGGTCGACCCGCCGCGTCACACCGCCGCCGAACACCACCCGTCACGGCTGCTCGACTACTACCGGTTCAGCGCGGAGAGCGCCGTCGACTACAACGCCATCCACACGGAACTGCTACGGGAGGCCAACGACGACTGGTTCGTCGCGCACAACTTCATGGGCGATTTCGACTCCTGTGACGTCTACCGCTTCGCCGACGACCTGGACCTGATAACGTGGGACTCCTACCCCACCGGGTTCGCGCAGGACCGACGGCCCGGGGCCGCCAGCGCCGACGAACTGCGGGCCGGCGACCCGGATCAGGTCGGGATGAACCACGACCTCTACCGCGGGGCCAAACAGCAGCCGTTCTGGGTGATGGAACAACAGCCCGGTGACGTCAACTGGCCGCCCTACGCTCCCCAGCCCGGCGAGGGCGCCATGCGGCTGTGGGCGCACCACGCCGTGGCCCACGGCGCGGACGAGGTGCTGTACTTCCGGTGGCGCCGCTGCCGGGAGGGACAAGAGCAGTACCACGCGGGTCTCCGCAAGCAGGACGGCTCGCCCGACCGGGGCTACCGTGACGCCGACCGGACGGCCACGGAACTGGCCGAGCTGGACCTCGACCCGGTCGACGCCGACGTCGCCGTCCTGCACGACTACGACAACCTCTGGGCGACGAGCATCCAGCCCCACGCCCCCGACTGGGAGTACTGGACGCACATGCGCCAGTACTACGCCGCGCTCCGGGCCCGTTCGGTCCAGGCCGACGTTGTCCACCCGGACTGGGACCTCTCGGGGTACGACGCCATCGTCGCACCCGCGCTGCACCTCGTCGACGAGGAGCTCGCCGGAGCCCTCGAATCCCGGGTCGAAGACGGGGCCGAACTCCTGCTTACGGTCCGCTCGGGCGCCAAAGACACGTCCAACAAGCTCCCCGACGTGCCCGCTCCCGGGCCGTTGGCGGACCTCGTCGGCGCGACTGTCGACCAGCACGAGTCCGTCCCGGAGCAGTTGGACCGGCGCGTCTCCTACGACGGAGAGACGTACGGCTACCGCACCTTCGCCGAGTGGCTCGCCCCCGACGGCGCAACCGCTGTCGGCTCACACGTCGGCGGCGTCGGCGACGGCCGCGCGGCGGTCACGGAACACGAGTTCGGTGCGGGCCACGTCACCTACTGCGGCGTCTGGCCCGAAAGCGGTCTCGCTGACGCGGTGGTCGCCGATATGCTCGAGCGGGCGGACGTGCCCCACTCCGAGCGACTGCCTACCGGCGTCCGGGCCACGCAGCGCGACGGCTACACCTGGGTGACGAACTTCACGAGCGACCCGGTCGCCGTCACTGTCCCCGACGACGCCCGGTGGCTCGTCGGCGGAGAAACCGTCGGCGCCTTCGACGCGGCCGTCTACGAGGGCGCTGCTGCGGACCTCTCGCTCGATCAAAGGTAA